The following nucleotide sequence is from Corylus avellana chromosome ca7, CavTom2PMs-1.0.
AGTAAATCTCGAGGCAAATTTTAAGTGTCAAACcattcacattggtttatgtatatttttatacaaaatgactaatcaaaacctactttatctaatttagctaatgagttttaaaaaacatcatacatccgattatctttttttttttaatctatatcatttaattttttttttataaagatcgtatttttataatttttggaagaaaaaaaaagagatatagagagagaaatagtatattaatgaaaTGTATGTTTGAACAGTGCCTGCTACATGTAGTGGTATATACTGTTCACAAATGcaagtaaaatgtattttctatttGAGATGTATAATTCGATGTAgaaagttttttaatattttgtttaattattttagataaaagtaagaaatagtTAAGCCATTGTGAGTTGCTCTAATTAAGCCTATAAGATTGTACAAGTTACAGCAGCGACTAGAGCCTATAGGGGAGCCTCTGGTGTTGGACTTGACAACCAATCCAACAACGCCCTGTTGGCGAGCTCTGGAACTTCGTCATGTGGACAATGTCCAGCTTGCAAGTTAACAAGAGACGTTTCCGGATTAAATTCCTTGATTCGGTTAGCCTTTGCAGGACCGACCCAAGGGTCCAAGTCACCCCACAGCAACAACAATGGGCACGAGAGTTCACTCAAGACACTGTCCAGAGTGTATTTGCTTTGATTAAACATGAACCTCGTCATTAACCTGTGAGCAGAAAATGAAACGACAGCATTAATGAATGTTTAGACCAATGTTAAAGGCCAATTGGGTCTTCTTTTAATCTGCATTGCTTTATAAACAAACCTTTGATATCTAAACAAGTACCTGTAATAGACTTCTCCAGCATTGGGGTCAGCTGCTGGCCTTGTTATTGATTCCACAAGGTAATCATCTACATTGGAGGCATTTACATACACCTGTGTCACCAAAATAATGCTCTTACACTACGTCATTTTAAGGAATCAAGCATCTTTACCCTTTCACAATAACATATGTTTAAGAAGTCATGCTtcataacagaaaagaaaataagaatttaaTCCTGGACATGTAATAGACATTCTGCTCATGCTGACAGAAATTATACTTGGGCTTCTCAAATATGAAATACACATTAAGCTTTGAAAGGAAAGCCCTAGTTAAATTAGGTAGAAAGTGACATACACTCTTTAAGACAGATTCGACACGAGCTGGTTGCTTTGCCTGCCAGAATAAAAATCCAAGAACTATACGCTGGAAAATTTCCTTCAATGGCTTTATGATCGACTTCTGCAAGAGTGTTTCTTCAGTCTCTTCAGTTTTGCTATTTGCATTTCCAAACTGTCCAGCAGAATTTAGTAGTGCAACTCCAACAACTTGTGCAGGCAACCCCGCTGCTGCAATCAAAGCAGTAAAGCCTCCCAGGCTGAAAATTTACCATGATTCACACACTTATCATTTTCTACGAcaacttaaaaggaaaatagatAAAGCCACACTCAAGATAGTTACAGATGATTACAACATTGGGATTGGACGTGTTTTGTTTCACCACGATTTCTTAGGAGGTGGGTGTTCTGCGATTCTGCTTTCTACTTGAGCCTACAAAGTCATTCTTATCCAAATTGGGCTCCTCTACTCCAGATTTGTAGGGAGACTTATGTCTCTTATCCTCAGCTCTTAACAAGGGAATACTATTTCTCCGAAATTCCAAACCTGGTAGGGGTGAAAGAGCTTTACCATCATCTCTCGTTGGCTTGTATGGGGACTTAGTACTGCTGTGTCTCCTTCGAGCCGGGCTGGCCACAGAACCCTTGGCAGGAGATGAGACTTCATATTCGAACCTCGATGAATGCCTCATGCTGATTCTCATTGGGCTGGTATTTCTCAGCATCACGTTTTTACCTAAAGCTCCATTCTTATCATTGCTCTCATGCCAGTCATTCTCCGTATCAGACAGTTCATAACCACTCCGACTCGGCTTCAACGAGGCCCAGGTACTAGGTTGAGTGGCCCTGCTATACCGCGGCGACTTCTCCCTCCATTAGGTTTGCAAATAGAAACTCACTCCCTGATTGCCTACAGCTTCATGGAGAAGTTTGAGCGGAGGAGGAATGCTCGAGGGTACTTGCAATTTAGCAAGTATTCGCTTGAGGGCCGCGAGATGAGAAGATTGAGGATAGCCGAAAATGGGTATCAAAGAAAATGGAATTAAGAGCATCCATTTAGAATGAGACGCTTAATTCAATGAATATGCTTTATAAGGATGACAGACACATCGGTGATGACGAAGAAAATGCTTGGAGTTGAGCAACGAGGTTCATCTCCAGTGAATTTACAACTACAAAAACGTTGTCTTTCCTGTAATTACCAAGTTCACCATCGAGGATTCTTTGTCCTTAGGCTGCACGACGAAGAAATTTCGAATCAAATGGAATACGTGCGGCTATGCCTATAAACTTACTTTAGTGACCAACTTGTATCGGTTGGAAGTTCACAAAACAGCCGTTATGGACAACGGTTTTTTCTTGTGCTACTTTGCCTCCTTATGACAACGTTTTGTGGCTACATGAAGTTATAAATTAAGGCGACAATATGTACACTCGATAGAGATTTCTAGTACACCGTACGCAATGTTCATTCGTGACAGTTTTCCTCTGCTGTACCAAAAAAGAGATTTAACATGTTCTACCTGCTACCATCATACCCAAAAATAGTTCTCTGGAAAATGGGCCTCCCCAGACCATAATTAACTTAACAAGGCTCATTTCAAACCAGTACTACAGGCAGGCCAAGCCTAGAGAAGCTAGCGCAACAACTTTGAGAAGTTAACGCCCACTATTACACGAATCCTCACACCCTGATGTTTTTGGATCAGAGACACGAGACATTTGCTCAAGAGAATGGAGGGCAGGTTTTCTAGGCCCTCCTTCCTAACCAACTCAGAGTGCGCTCCATAAAATTAAGGTAGGGTAAGAACTCATTCAAGATACACATCATTCATACGCGAATACCTTGTGAATTTCTTAAGAATTTTTATGTtaacaatttgattaattattgtATACTCATATTAATGTATGTTACATGTTCACCAAGGCGTATCCAAAGAGAAGGtcgaaatttattttttattatgaataatTTTTGCTCAAAGAATGGTATTTGTATTTTTCTAGCTTTTACCATTGTTTTGATATCATggtaaagtttttttattttaaaaataaaaataaaataaaataaaatatgaaatagcaTAAGCATATTTtgtagaagaaataaaaaagagaaatgaaacaCGAGATTTAAGCTGGTTCAATTTCATAGTCCTATATCCTCCAACTTTATCAACACATAACATTAAAGTAGCAATAAACAGAAATCAACAGAAACTTTTTATGGTTCTCCCatcaacaaaagcaaaagaaaatttgattttaaacgCTAAAAGATTAACATGTTCTATTGCAAGCTACAAAATAACCTAATTAAGAGCAAACCACAAGTAGCAAATGCGACATAGACAATGGCAAGAAATAACATGTTGCGACAAACGATCGAGTGGCCCAAGTTTTAGAGGAATTGATCCAGGAATTCATCCAAAGTGGTGTATTTCACCTCTGGATAAAGCTCAGAAGACTTCACGCCAACAGAAGTGTCACTCTCAAAGTTTCCACCTGATCCCTTCACAAACACGGAGTGACCCATGGACATATGGAAGTTATCGGGGTAGGGAGATTCtgcagaaaacaaaatatacatatcAGCATAACAACCCAACCTTCATTCGGACAATCTTATAACATTCTTTATGAGCTCAATTCAACAAGAGATTATGAGAGGATTACTTTCTATGCAAATTTGACGTACATGCCAAATTGCCAatgtttttgtttcaaaaaaaactatatatatgcagtggcagagccacattaccccttgggggtggcatccccaaggattttaatttttttttaacccatgacaccctcaaaataaaaaaataaaaaaaaaaatatatttttacaattttacctacccATTACCCAAGACACAGCAACCCTTCTCCCGCACCCCCATTTAACCCATAGCAACCCTTCTCCCacatccccaaaaaaaaaaaaaaatctcagcaATGAAAATTAACTTTTCCagtgtctacagcaactaccgaacaagcattttcagcaatgaaaattattaaaacacgACTTCACAATAAAATTGagaatgattttcttgcaaacaGTTTATTCTCTATATTGAAGGGGAAATTGCtgagagcttcgatttagattcgatacttgatgattttgtacttctaagagaccgtaaagtgcagttttagacactttttcttttgtatttttgtctttttgatataatgTCGATatattacatttctaatatatcaatttgagcacatatttataaacttttatagatttttttgtgtgaattaccaaatttttaggacgccaaaaaaattttagcagcACTCGCAATATAAAATAACTAGCTCTGCCACTGTATATATGTGTGACACCTCACAAAGAAAGTGCTGACATGGTTAACATTTTTCTCGATCGCTTTTTTTGGGTCCGTACGAATGGCATAAGAAACTACCAATAACAAAGAGGATAATCCAACTACCCTACTAAACAAAATGAGGTAATAGGGAGTATCCTAGTAAGTG
It contains:
- the LOC132186459 gene encoding pheophytinase, chloroplastic-like, whose amino-acid sequence is MLRNTSPMRISMRHSSRFEYEVSSPAKGSVASPARRRHSSTKSPYKPTRDDGKALSPLPGLEFRRNSIPLLRAEDKRHKSPYKSGVEEPNLDKNDFVGSTAGLPAQVVGVALLNSAGQFGNANSKTEETEETLLQKSIIKPLKEIFQRIVLGFLFWQAKQPARVESVLKSVYVNASNVDDYLVESITRPAADPNAGEVYYRLMTRFMFNQSKYTLDSVLSELSCPLLLLWGDLDPWVGPAKANRIKEFNPETSLVNLQAGHCPHDEVPELANRALLDWLSSPTPEAPL